In Halobacteriovorax sp. HLS, the following are encoded in one genomic region:
- a CDS encoding flagellar basal body L-ring protein FlgH yields MKFTKLLIIISTSLLFSCSNYINKMYNDLDRDQVRRNPPRQDQFQRFRNPTAQNNYHNQLSRPVANNYQNDRNRPPQVRRNYKPQSSIKKRYTADDLTDTSRNDSSLWAGKGRQKHLFTAQKDKKHGDIILVNVKKTLKNDMTLELKKAFPDYPKVAKAPEKDEKKEQSAQPENDDQAKSEKEGKVYDRISSVVIEEINEGHLLLRGQKSVLFKKRKRLVEIQALVSRRDITDSDTIDSDKMLETSVHILR; encoded by the coding sequence ATGAAGTTTACAAAGTTACTAATCATTATTTCAACATCACTACTGTTTTCATGCAGTAACTACATTAATAAAATGTATAACGACTTAGATAGAGATCAAGTTAGAAGAAATCCACCAAGACAAGATCAGTTTCAGCGCTTCAGAAACCCGACTGCTCAAAACAACTACCACAATCAACTGAGTAGACCTGTGGCAAATAATTACCAAAACGATCGTAACAGACCACCTCAGGTAAGAAGAAACTATAAGCCTCAAAGTTCAATAAAAAAAAGATATACTGCAGATGACTTAACAGACACTTCAAGAAACGACAGCAGTCTATGGGCAGGAAAAGGAAGACAGAAGCATCTTTTCACAGCTCAAAAGGATAAGAAGCATGGTGATATTATTTTAGTAAATGTTAAGAAAACTCTTAAAAATGATATGACTCTAGAGTTAAAAAAAGCATTTCCAGATTATCCTAAGGTTGCCAAGGCGCCAGAGAAAGATGAAAAGAAAGAGCAGTCAGCTCAGCCAGAAAATGACGATCAAGCAAAGAGTGAAAAAGAAGGAAAAGTTTACGACCGAATTTCAAGTGTCGTAATCGAAGAAATAAACGAAGGGCACCTTCTTTTACGCGGGCAAAAAAGTGTTTTGTTTAAAAAGAGAAAAAGGCTAGTTGAAATTCAGGCCTTAGTATCGAGAAGAGATATAACTGATTCTGACACTATAGACTCTGACAAAATGTTAGAAACTAGCGTACATATTTTAAGGTAA
- the flgG gene encoding flagellar basal-body rod protein FlgG, producing MYNLTKALILSVFLLQLPKANAMLRALNTAATGMAAQEMNVSTISNNIANVNTTGYKKQRTEIQDLLYETVTEAGSRSSVSTLNNVGVQIGSGAKVAGVRKEFSQGAPQITNNPFDLMINGEGFFGIVMPNNEVRYTRDGAFNVDSTGTLVNKQGYKLYPSFVFPPGVKSVNIAQDGSMEAYMSNQVEPVNLGQVPIFTFINPIGLKSTGMNLYAMTKSSGQAIQNIAGENSSGSINQGQLEGSNVSIMNEMTSLIKAQRAYEMNSKVMGVADQMLQTVNNIR from the coding sequence ATGTACAATTTAACTAAGGCCCTTATTCTATCTGTATTCCTACTACAATTGCCAAAAGCAAATGCAATGTTACGTGCTCTAAACACCGCTGCAACAGGCATGGCAGCACAGGAGATGAATGTTTCGACTATTTCCAATAATATTGCCAACGTAAATACTACTGGCTACAAGAAGCAAAGAACAGAAATTCAAGATTTACTTTACGAAACAGTCACAGAAGCGGGATCAAGATCAAGTGTTTCAACACTAAATAATGTTGGCGTTCAGATTGGCTCAGGTGCGAAAGTTGCCGGAGTAAGAAAAGAATTCTCACAAGGTGCTCCACAAATTACAAATAATCCGTTCGATCTAATGATAAACGGGGAAGGCTTCTTTGGGATAGTAATGCCCAACAACGAAGTTCGCTACACTAGAGACGGTGCATTTAATGTTGATAGCACAGGAACTCTTGTTAATAAGCAAGGTTATAAACTATATCCATCATTTGTTTTTCCTCCTGGTGTTAAGAGTGTGAACATTGCTCAAGACGGTAGTATGGAAGCTTACATGTCAAATCAGGTTGAGCCTGTAAACCTAGGACAAGTCCCAATTTTTACTTTCATTAATCCTATCGGGCTGAAGTCTACCGGCATGAACCTTTATGCCATGACCAAGTCTAGTGGACAAGCAATTCAAAATATCGCTGGAGAAAATAGCTCTGGCTCAATCAATCAAGGGCAATTAGAAGGCTCTAACGTAAGTATTATGAATGAGATGACCTCTCTAATAAAGGCCCAAAGGGCTTATGAAATGAATTCCAAAGTAATGGGTGTTGCGGATCAGATGCTACAGACTGTTAATAATATAAGGTAA
- a CDS encoding exodeoxyribonuclease VII small subunit produces the protein MVKEKKSFEQSLDDLEQLVSSLEHGELGLDDSIEKFEEGVKLYKFCKDQLGKAEKKITKLTESLNEVNLEE, from the coding sequence ATGGTGAAAGAGAAAAAAAGCTTTGAGCAGTCATTAGATGATTTAGAACAACTCGTATCCAGTTTGGAGCATGGGGAGCTTGGCCTTGATGACAGTATTGAAAAATTTGAGGAAGGTGTAAAGCTCTATAAATTTTGTAAAGACCAGTTAGGCAAAGCCGAAAAAAAAATTACCAAGCTCACAGAATCATTAAATGAGGTAAACTTAGAAGAATGA
- a CDS encoding flagellar basal body P-ring protein FlgI encodes MKKLFAIILLTLSLCSLASPSRLKDLVTVKGVRDNPIIGYGLVIGLNGTGDGGGEITNRSLKRMFEKLGLNPQNEVSSKNVAAVIVTAKLPPFARQGQKLDVTISSIGDASSLAGGTLLVTPLKAGDGEIYAIASGPMSIGGLQKGKAFATTGTIPNGATVENEVQLDFDKKKSLRFSLNHPDFTTAARVEKIINQELGGKYASAKDAATIDIIIPFQYQRDVVQLLAIVENFKVNADSATKIVINERTGTIVAGGEVKLTPVAIAHGDLTIEVKGEGDKGAEKANSLYYIDHKSTLNDLVKVLNAFGATPEDLISIFKALKSNGSLVGVLELI; translated from the coding sequence ATGAAAAAACTTTTTGCTATCATTCTTCTTACACTCAGTCTTTGCTCTTTGGCCTCACCATCTAGGCTAAAAGACCTAGTTACAGTGAAAGGTGTTAGAGACAATCCAATTATTGGATATGGACTTGTTATTGGTTTAAACGGTACTGGTGATGGTGGCGGTGAAATTACGAATAGATCCCTCAAAAGGATGTTTGAAAAACTTGGTTTAAACCCGCAAAATGAAGTGTCCTCTAAAAATGTAGCTGCCGTAATTGTAACCGCAAAGCTTCCCCCATTCGCAAGACAGGGACAGAAACTTGATGTAACAATCTCTTCAATTGGTGATGCCAGCTCTTTGGCCGGAGGAACTCTTCTAGTTACGCCTCTTAAGGCAGGTGATGGAGAGATATATGCAATTGCATCTGGTCCGATGTCTATTGGTGGCCTACAAAAGGGTAAAGCATTTGCAACGACTGGTACTATTCCAAACGGAGCAACAGTTGAAAATGAAGTTCAACTCGACTTTGATAAAAAGAAGTCTTTACGCTTCTCTTTAAATCATCCTGATTTTACAACAGCTGCAAGAGTTGAAAAAATAATTAACCAAGAGCTTGGTGGAAAATATGCAAGTGCAAAAGACGCGGCAACAATAGATATTATTATTCCATTTCAATACCAAAGAGATGTTGTTCAATTATTAGCAATAGTAGAAAATTTTAAAGTTAATGCTGACTCTGCTACAAAAATTGTTATCAATGAAAGAACTGGAACAATTGTGGCCGGTGGAGAAGTCAAACTTACTCCAGTAGCGATAGCTCATGGTGACTTAACAATCGAAGTTAAAGGCGAAGGTGACAAGGGCGCGGAGAAGGCAAATTCGCTCTATTATATAGACCATAAAAGTACACTAAATGACTTGGTTAAAGTATTAAATGCCTTTGGAGCGACTCCAGAGGACCTAATTTCAATATTTAAGGCCTTAAAAAGCAACGGATCACTTGTTGGTGTACTAGAATTAATATAA
- the flgF gene encoding flagellar basal-body rod protein FlgF, which translates to MKELWVPLSGAIAQQRKVETIANNVANANTPGFKKEQIVFKEYLTQFEKGTEQDIDLPHKEWKPEDFYRSYGAEHAKVKVDGTFTDFEQGQLTPTGNSLDLALHGKGFFEILTPNGVRYTRQGALTINNQGQLVTQSGNPVLSKTEQNPDPVEGVQAQLTPPQERIITLPQGRMTVNLQGEVLVNNQKLTDLSVVEFEDIQGLRKEGNSHFINKSPNNIKQVVNTTVQQGFIEQSNVNAVQEMSELIKANRQFESIQKVIKVYDTISGKGVNEIGKF; encoded by the coding sequence TTGAAAGAACTTTGGGTTCCATTATCAGGTGCGATTGCTCAGCAAAGAAAAGTTGAGACCATTGCAAATAATGTTGCCAATGCAAACACTCCAGGATTCAAGAAAGAACAAATAGTTTTTAAAGAATATCTAACACAATTCGAAAAAGGCACTGAACAAGATATAGACCTTCCTCATAAAGAATGGAAACCAGAAGACTTCTACAGAAGCTATGGTGCAGAACATGCAAAAGTAAAAGTAGATGGAACTTTCACTGATTTTGAACAAGGACAACTAACTCCAACAGGAAATTCACTTGATCTAGCGCTTCACGGGAAAGGCTTTTTCGAGATTCTTACTCCAAATGGAGTGAGATATACTAGGCAAGGCGCTTTGACTATAAACAATCAAGGTCAGCTCGTCACTCAGAGCGGGAACCCTGTATTATCTAAAACAGAGCAAAACCCAGATCCAGTAGAGGGCGTTCAGGCTCAACTAACTCCTCCACAAGAAAGAATAATTACTCTTCCACAAGGTCGAATGACTGTAAATCTTCAAGGAGAAGTTTTGGTTAATAATCAAAAATTAACAGATCTATCCGTTGTTGAATTTGAAGATATTCAAGGTTTAAGAAAAGAAGGAAATTCTCATTTTATAAATAAGAGTCCTAACAATATCAAACAAGTTGTTAATACAACGGTACAGCAAGGCTTTATTGAACAGTCTAATGTTAATGCCGTTCAAGAAATGTCTGAACTAATTAAAGCTAATAGACAATTTGAGAGTATACAAAAAGTAATAAAAGTCTATGACACAATAAGTGGCAAAGGCGTAAACGAAATTGGAAAATTCTAA
- a CDS encoding energy transducer TonB has translation MIENKTNKDKDNFKKLLFLPIVVSILFHGAFLISRIDLKKSPLVKVSESTPKKIKLKLRKSKTKPMQIVNSELKKVKEDPKDAKYLSKQNQKVDRETKAATTGSFKSAGKGIRTGSKEASQSVVQSSKGKSNETKKVAAKKTKTKKFDPKNIKLTDLGLGSTFTKKPASKSAPKLGLKNGQIKAFGLAQNNDFIEDLPLGDMTKLNTIEYKYYGFYFRIRQKLEQHWGDSLRKQAKKMWKKGRSIASDENKITSLTITIDKSGNITEVKVKSTSGINELDDAAIESFNKAGPFPNPPSDLVKNGYAKIEWGFVVKS, from the coding sequence ATGATTGAGAATAAGACGAATAAAGATAAGGATAATTTTAAGAAATTACTTTTTCTTCCTATTGTAGTGTCTATTTTATTTCACGGAGCTTTTCTAATATCCCGAATCGATTTAAAGAAATCACCTTTGGTTAAAGTTTCGGAGTCGACCCCTAAGAAAATCAAGCTAAAGTTAAGAAAGTCTAAGACTAAACCAATGCAAATTGTGAATAGCGAACTTAAAAAAGTTAAAGAAGATCCGAAGGACGCAAAATATTTAAGTAAGCAAAATCAAAAAGTTGACAGAGAAACCAAGGCGGCCACGACAGGTTCGTTTAAGTCTGCCGGTAAAGGTATTAGAACAGGATCAAAAGAAGCTTCTCAGAGTGTTGTTCAGTCTTCTAAGGGCAAGAGCAATGAAACTAAGAAAGTTGCGGCAAAGAAAACTAAGACTAAGAAATTCGATCCTAAGAATATTAAGCTAACGGACCTAGGCTTAGGAAGTACTTTTACTAAAAAACCAGCCTCTAAGAGTGCTCCGAAGTTAGGTCTAAAGAATGGTCAGATTAAAGCTTTTGGCCTTGCTCAGAATAATGATTTTATTGAGGACCTTCCTTTAGGCGACATGACAAAGCTAAATACAATAGAATACAAGTACTACGGTTTCTACTTTAGAATTAGACAAAAGCTTGAGCAGCATTGGGGAGATTCTCTTCGCAAACAGGCCAAGAAGATGTGGAAAAAGGGGAGATCTATTGCAAGTGATGAAAATAAGATAACGTCACTAACAATAACCATTGATAAAAGTGGAAATATTACTGAAGTAAAAGTGAAGTCTACAAGTGGGATAAATGAGCTTGATGACGCAGCAATAGAATCATTTAATAAAGCTGGACCATTTCCTAATCCTCCATCGGATTTAGTTAAAAATGGCTACGCAAAAATTGAATGGGGATTCGTTGTTAAGTCTTAG
- the flgA gene encoding flagellar basal body P-ring formation chaperone FlgA has protein sequence MKLVLITLILFTTFTAWSKPCSITVHPKIYTISENISTLTKDVIKESNCERNVQLDFVRFLITTQGVVSSSQLARMFNSIENKKVTIHPKKISINKLEDFLTERIAFSKNWFVKNISTAARTSAVILSEEESLQVDCPSCSFPGNKSIRIISQNPISNTNKVQIINAKVLIKTVALIPRGMIQVNNQSLSSSMFKEEEAFVDNPAQVFTNKKSLVFYKVNKPLNGEKPLLISDLVPVSIVKAGTPASITLSQDGISLKSTAIPLRNGKYGEMIQLRSSRSKKIITGKVIDYNKVAIEL, from the coding sequence ATGAAACTAGTTTTAATAACATTAATTCTTTTTACCACTTTTACAGCATGGTCAAAGCCATGCTCTATAACTGTACATCCAAAAATTTACACAATTTCTGAAAATATTAGCACTCTTACTAAGGATGTTATCAAGGAATCTAATTGTGAACGTAATGTTCAATTAGATTTCGTCAGATTTCTAATAACAACCCAAGGTGTTGTCTCTAGTTCTCAACTAGCGAGAATGTTTAACTCTATAGAGAATAAAAAGGTAACAATTCATCCTAAGAAAATCTCTATTAATAAATTAGAAGATTTCTTAACCGAAAGAATAGCCTTTTCAAAAAACTGGTTCGTAAAAAATATTTCTACAGCAGCAAGAACTTCAGCAGTCATCTTAAGCGAAGAGGAAAGCTTACAAGTTGATTGCCCAAGTTGCAGTTTCCCTGGAAATAAAAGTATTCGCATAATTAGTCAAAACCCAATTAGCAATACAAATAAAGTACAAATCATAAACGCAAAGGTTCTTATAAAGACTGTTGCATTAATACCTAGAGGAATGATTCAAGTGAATAATCAATCTCTAAGTTCTTCAATGTTTAAAGAAGAGGAAGCTTTTGTTGATAACCCAGCCCAGGTCTTTACGAACAAAAAGTCATTAGTATTCTACAAAGTTAACAAGCCACTTAATGGTGAAAAGCCATTACTTATATCAGATCTTGTTCCTGTTTCTATTGTTAAAGCAGGAACACCAGCAAGTATTACTCTTTCGCAAGATGGAATTTCACTTAAAAGTACAGCTATTCCTCTGAGAAATGGTAAATATGGAGAAATGATCCAACTAAGATCATCAAGAAGTAAAAAGATAATTACAGGAAAAGTTATAGACTATAACAAGGTTGCAATTGAGTTATGA
- the flgK gene encoding flagellar hook-associated protein FlgK — MSDLLNIGRTGLNASKKSLETTGHNIANVNTEGYSRQRVNQTTNTPITKGGTIHGTGVRVKSVTRINDDFINKRLQKSITNSEFFEQRMDRMSQVESIFNEIDSEGLNQVVNKFFNSFRELANQPENETIRSVVRDQANLVVQDFRRINENLDAISSGIDANIKTEVIDINQTAEHIASLNKKIQSLEAVHEEVGDLRDQRDLAIRKLAESFDVNTYVDSKGKYVVSAKGVGTLVTGTLVQKLEVGTRNKEDSANGLAGSAEIYFEGKPAFPLTHKFKGGKLSSMIKVRNEDIVEVKTKVNHIAYNLSKSVNAIHRRGYVNRSLTKDEAGNVSSVDNKGLTTGIDFFKEPTSEKDAALNMDLSSAVKEDLSNVVTALSPNAPGDNRVSLAISKLQHERILGENETTLEEYYLQTVGKIGLETGKARLDSEQSEGLKAQAIGLRERLVGVSIDEEAANMVRYQHAYEASAKIMQTADEMFKTVIGIKR; from the coding sequence TTGTCAGATTTACTTAATATTGGTCGTACAGGTTTAAATGCTTCAAAGAAGTCTCTAGAGACTACAGGGCATAACATCGCCAATGTTAATACCGAAGGATATTCTCGTCAAAGAGTTAATCAAACAACAAACACACCAATAACAAAAGGTGGGACAATTCACGGAACAGGTGTTCGTGTAAAGTCTGTTACTCGAATCAATGATGACTTCATCAACAAAAGACTTCAAAAAAGTATAACGAACAGCGAATTCTTTGAACAAAGAATGGATCGAATGTCTCAGGTTGAAAGTATTTTCAATGAAATTGACTCAGAAGGTTTAAATCAAGTTGTTAATAAATTCTTCAACTCTTTTAGAGAACTTGCTAACCAACCAGAAAATGAGACCATAAGATCTGTTGTTAGAGATCAAGCCAATTTAGTCGTTCAGGACTTTAGAAGAATCAATGAGAACCTAGACGCAATCTCGTCTGGTATTGATGCCAATATAAAAACTGAAGTTATAGATATTAATCAAACGGCTGAACATATTGCTAGCTTAAACAAGAAGATTCAATCTCTTGAGGCCGTTCATGAGGAAGTTGGAGACTTACGAGATCAACGAGACCTCGCAATTAGAAAACTTGCTGAGTCTTTTGATGTTAATACCTATGTCGACTCCAAAGGGAAGTATGTTGTTTCCGCTAAAGGTGTTGGAACTTTAGTCACAGGAACGTTAGTTCAAAAGCTTGAAGTTGGTACACGTAATAAAGAAGACTCTGCAAACGGTCTTGCAGGATCTGCTGAAATATATTTTGAAGGTAAGCCAGCCTTTCCTCTAACTCATAAATTCAAAGGTGGAAAACTTTCCTCTATGATAAAAGTTAGAAATGAAGATATTGTTGAAGTTAAAACAAAAGTAAATCACATAGCATATAATTTATCTAAGAGTGTTAATGCAATTCATAGAAGAGGTTATGTTAATAGATCCCTTACTAAAGATGAGGCCGGAAATGTTTCATCTGTAGATAATAAAGGGCTAACAACTGGAATAGATTTCTTTAAAGAACCAACAAGTGAAAAAGATGCAGCTTTAAATATGGATCTAAGCTCTGCTGTCAAAGAAGACTTATCTAATGTTGTTACTGCTCTTTCCCCTAACGCTCCAGGTGATAACAGAGTCTCACTGGCCATTTCGAAACTACAACACGAAAGAATTCTTGGTGAAAACGAAACAACACTTGAAGAGTATTATCTACAAACTGTCGGTAAGATTGGTCTAGAAACAGGAAAGGCAAGATTAGATAGTGAGCAATCTGAAGGCCTAAAGGCCCAGGCAATAGGTCTCAGAGAAAGGCTCGTTGGTGTGTCAATTGATGAAGAAGCAGCAAATATGGTCAGGTATCAACATGCTTACGAAGCTTCTGCTAAAATAATGCAAACCGCCGATGAAATGTTTAAAACAGTCATCGGAATTAAGAGATAA
- the flgM gene encoding flagellar biosynthesis anti-sigma factor FlgM: MTNIESTRSKFFPGTKTNVSGSNAAKINALKRNDATRTTELNDMAKRDTNVAIPEAIKDFSRIRKAVDAAPEVDNSEKIARLKAQVQNGTYNVNYEALADKILSEEL; encoded by the coding sequence ATGACTAATATTGAATCAACTCGATCAAAGTTTTTCCCAGGAACTAAAACAAATGTTTCAGGAAGTAATGCTGCCAAGATTAACGCCTTAAAGCGTAATGATGCAACTAGAACTACTGAACTTAATGATATGGCAAAGAGAGATACAAATGTTGCCATTCCAGAGGCCATTAAAGATTTCTCTAGGATAAGAAAGGCGGTAGATGCAGCACCAGAGGTAGATAACTCTGAAAAAATTGCTCGTCTAAAAGCGCAAGTTCAAAACGGTACATACAACGTTAACTATGAAGCATTAGCTGATAAGATTCTAAGCGAAGAGTTATAA
- a CDS encoding penicillin-binding protein 1A, giving the protein MKNVIIKLLWFGLGSALLGGLIVATVVIYFSFGLPKISSLADYNPAIPSQILAKDGTVLAEIGKERREVTQFSDIPKRVVGAFLSAEDDNFYEHKGVDYFGVVRAFIANLKAGKVVQGGSTITQQVAKSLLLSQERSIARKIKDFLLAQRIEEKFSKEEILFLYLNQVYLGGGYYGVTTAFKGYFGKELDEATIAESAMVAGLLVAPGKYSPYINPQYAIKRQGYVLGRMYATGKITEQEYKDALAEKIKFRLRKSSDFKAGHFTDWVRQRVIELVGSENFLTNGFRIQTTIDYDLQVTAEKQVLEGVKGIDKRQGFKGALGHFETTKEVEEYLVKQRTELLKDKSLYFTLNEDLSRKYEVESTEELIEEREKSHFAFFEKLISKRYYPGNIPNDPVLGFLSKDEIYRAVVRRIDNSSRMIYVSYAGINGIIPYEQFRWAHERVITEERAYYGYVTKPTSILKVGDIIHVSMLRNSVGIEKYIWKNFLPRFKKSKDYDLVKKERYVLFELDQIPDAEGALVSLDPKNGEIISFVGGADFGRSQFDRAIQSTRQPGSSFKPILFAAGLENGFTPASILLDSPEALGGSDSTLNWKPRNYDGKFIGPMTFRNSLEKSRNIPTIKLASEIGVPKILEFTDRIGFNAKLDKDLSLALGSFGVTLMDIVSTYAIFPNGGKLVHPKSIISIVDRFGKNYELVERKEVVQQNSDTVDDEALEKMAQAESDAVSNIDENQEKQEINPFHVALGGDQVYDPRLAYIMTNLLRGVVLHGTGKSAKEVSPFLGGKTGTTNNYVDAWFLGFSSNIVTGVWTGFDDNKTLGWAETGAKSALPIWKEFMREGLKKRGEYDFTAPLGVINVKIDKNTGRLARPGQPDAFLESFVEGTEPGSQKEEDIEKLKSDSSTRFLEEDDYYNNQ; this is encoded by the coding sequence ATGAAAAACGTTATAATAAAACTTTTATGGTTTGGTCTTGGGTCAGCACTTCTTGGAGGGCTAATCGTTGCAACCGTCGTTATATATTTTTCATTTGGGCTACCCAAAATTTCTTCTTTAGCTGATTATAATCCAGCGATACCTAGCCAAATTCTTGCTAAAGATGGAACTGTCTTAGCAGAGATTGGAAAAGAAAGAAGAGAAGTTACACAATTTTCTGACATACCAAAAAGGGTCGTAGGAGCTTTCCTTTCTGCAGAAGATGACAACTTCTATGAACACAAAGGAGTTGATTACTTTGGTGTAGTAAGAGCATTTATCGCAAACCTCAAAGCTGGAAAGGTTGTTCAGGGTGGGTCAACTATAACTCAGCAGGTTGCAAAGTCATTGCTTCTTTCTCAGGAGAGATCAATTGCTCGTAAGATTAAAGATTTTCTACTTGCTCAGAGAATCGAAGAGAAGTTTTCAAAAGAGGAAATTTTATTTCTATACTTAAATCAAGTCTACCTTGGTGGCGGTTATTATGGTGTGACGACTGCTTTTAAAGGATACTTTGGAAAAGAGTTAGATGAGGCGACAATTGCTGAAAGTGCAATGGTTGCAGGTTTGTTGGTTGCGCCAGGTAAGTACTCACCATATATTAATCCTCAGTATGCAATTAAGAGACAGGGATATGTTTTAGGTCGAATGTATGCAACTGGAAAGATTACTGAACAAGAGTACAAGGACGCTTTAGCTGAGAAGATCAAGTTTAGATTAAGAAAGAGTTCTGATTTCAAAGCGGGTCACTTCACTGATTGGGTTAGGCAAAGAGTGATTGAACTTGTAGGAAGCGAGAACTTTTTGACAAATGGTTTTAGAATTCAAACGACTATTGATTACGATCTTCAAGTAACAGCTGAAAAACAAGTTCTTGAAGGTGTTAAAGGGATTGATAAGCGACAAGGGTTTAAAGGTGCTTTAGGGCATTTTGAAACAACTAAAGAGGTTGAGGAATATTTAGTAAAACAAAGAACCGAATTGCTGAAAGATAAGTCGTTATACTTCACATTAAATGAAGATCTATCTCGTAAATACGAAGTTGAATCTACTGAAGAGCTTATTGAGGAAAGAGAAAAGTCCCACTTTGCTTTTTTCGAGAAGTTGATTAGCAAAAGGTACTATCCTGGAAATATTCCCAATGATCCTGTCTTAGGGTTTCTATCAAAAGATGAAATTTATAGAGCGGTTGTTAGAAGAATAGATAACTCTTCGAGAATGATTTACGTAAGCTACGCAGGTATCAATGGAATTATTCCATATGAGCAATTTCGCTGGGCCCACGAAAGAGTTATTACTGAGGAAAGGGCCTATTATGGGTATGTAACGAAACCAACTTCTATCTTAAAAGTAGGAGATATAATTCATGTCTCTATGCTTAGAAACTCAGTAGGTATAGAGAAGTATATTTGGAAGAACTTCTTACCACGTTTTAAAAAATCTAAAGACTATGATCTTGTTAAGAAAGAAAGGTATGTGCTTTTCGAATTAGACCAAATTCCAGATGCTGAAGGAGCTTTAGTTTCTTTAGATCCAAAGAATGGAGAAATAATCTCTTTTGTTGGGGGAGCTGACTTTGGTAGATCTCAGTTCGATAGAGCTATTCAGTCTACTCGTCAGCCAGGCTCATCGTTTAAGCCAATTCTCTTTGCAGCTGGGCTTGAAAATGGTTTTACTCCCGCAAGTATACTTCTTGATTCTCCAGAAGCATTAGGCGGATCAGACTCGACTCTTAATTGGAAGCCACGAAACTATGATGGTAAATTTATTGGTCCAATGACTTTTAGAAACTCTCTTGAGAAGTCTAGAAATATTCCTACTATTAAACTTGCATCTGAAATTGGCGTACCAAAAATCTTAGAGTTTACAGATAGAATTGGCTTTAATGCTAAGCTTGATAAGGATTTAAGTTTAGCGCTAGGCTCTTTTGGTGTGACCTTAATGGATATAGTTTCAACCTATGCAATCTTTCCCAACGGTGGAAAGTTAGTTCATCCAAAGTCGATTATTTCAATTGTAGATAGGTTTGGAAAAAATTATGAATTGGTTGAACGTAAAGAGGTTGTTCAACAAAATAGTGACACTGTTGACGATGAAGCTTTAGAAAAGATGGCCCAAGCTGAAAGCGATGCTGTTTCAAATATAGACGAGAACCAAGAAAAACAAGAAATTAACCCTTTCCACGTAGCCCTTGGAGGAGATCAGGTTTATGATCCTCGCCTTGCTTATATTATGACTAACCTACTTAGAGGTGTCGTTCTTCACGGGACAGGAAAGTCTGCTAAAGAAGTTAGTCCTTTTCTTGGTGGTAAAACAGGAACCACTAACAATTATGTAGATGCATGGTTTCTAGGTTTTTCTTCGAATATTGTTACGGGAGTTTGGACAGGTTTTGATGATAATAAGACACTAGGCTGGGCCGAAACTGGGGCAAAGTCAGCATTACCAATTTGGAAAGAGTTTATGCGAGAAGGGCTCAAAAAGCGCGGAGAATACGACTTTACAGCTCCATTAGGAGTTATAAATGTAAAGATCGACAAGAATACGGGTAGATTGGCCCGTCCAGGACAGCCGGATGCATTTTTAGAGTCATTTGTTGAAGGGACAGAGCCTGGTAGCCAAAAAGAAGAAGATATTGAAAAGCTAAAGTCTGACAGTTCAACTAGGTTTTTGGAAGAAGATGATTATTATAATAATCAATAA
- the flgN gene encoding flagellar export chaperone FlgN produces MDTQKKELFYFQITDLWKKLCEEHSVLFDQTCDEYSLLLGSQIEELEVKIEEKQETIAKIGALETIREELISNVNKHLGAKITNVSELIIFFQDFEHTLNQKHLKSFNALLIDIIEKIQVQNKNNQLFINKALGSLKSIREEALGEKSYSTYNNKGSAKARSLSV; encoded by the coding sequence ATGGATACACAAAAAAAGGAACTTTTTTATTTTCAAATAACAGATTTGTGGAAAAAGTTATGTGAAGAACATTCCGTACTCTTTGACCAAACTTGTGATGAGTATTCTTTATTATTAGGAAGTCAGATAGAAGAGCTTGAAGTCAAGATCGAAGAAAAGCAAGAAACTATTGCAAAGATAGGCGCCCTAGAAACTATTAGAGAAGAGCTAATCAGCAATGTAAATAAGCATCTAGGTGCTAAAATCACAAATGTTTCAGAGCTCATAATATTCTTTCAAGATTTTGAACATACTTTAAACCAAAAACATTTAAAGAGTTTCAATGCTCTTTTAATCGATATTATTGAAAAAATTCAAGTTCAAAACAAGAATAATCAACTCTTTATTAATAAAGCGCTAGGCTCACTTAAGAGTATTCGCGAAGAAGCGCTCGGTGAAAAGAGCTACTCTACTTATAATAATAAAGGAAGCGCCAAAGCAAGATCGCTTTCGGTATAG